Part of the Arvicanthis niloticus isolate mArvNil1 chromosome 2, mArvNil1.pat.X, whole genome shotgun sequence genome, TGAGCCGCCAGGGTATCATCTTTAAGAACAGTAAGACCGGCAAAGTGGACAACATCCAGGCTGGGGAGTTGACGGAAGGCATCTGGCGTCGGGTAGCATTAGGCCATGGGCTTAAACTGCTCACGAAGAACGGGCATGTCTACAAGTACGATGGCTTCCGTGAATCGGTGAGCCATCTCGTTCTGTGACCCTCTtgccttgtcttgtttctttttaatcttctAGAGACAGTTGGTGTTCCTCTGATAATAACGTCACTGCTCGTTCAGGTTCCTCAGAGCTTGGTACTTCCCCGATCTCAGAGCTCTAAGATTTTGCTTTTTCCATTTTGAGCTGCTTTTGAGTGACAAACTCAAAAAAGTTTACAACTCTACAGCTCTAAAGTTTAGAAACTCAGGAAGGTGATAACACATATCTGGGGATTTAAGTTTCTTTACTACTCTTAGCCAGAGGCCCAGAGGCCCAGAAacaaaaggtttttgttgttggtattggttttttttgtttgtttgtttgttttgtttttgtttgtttgtttttttgagacagggtttctctgtgtagcctggctgtcctggaactcactctgtagaccaggctggccttgaactcagaaatccgcctgcctctgcctcccaagtgctgggattaaaggcgtgcgccaccaccgcccggcaatgtTGGtattgttaaaaaaatattttcatttgttaaaaattattttatgtgtatgaggctTTGCTAGCATGTGCAcctgtgcaccacgtgcatgtcTGGAGCATACAAAGCTCAGAGGCGGGCATTGGATCagctggaactagaattacagacagttgtgaaccactgaGGTGCTGAGAATGACTCCAGGATCTTCCGGCAAGAACAAGTACTCCTATCCTCTGGGTCATTAGGTCTCTAGCACTTAAAAGGTTTTAGGCATAAGgttaggagaaggaaagaggcttGGAAGAAGGACATCCCCGAGAGGAGGGCTGAGGGCATCTAGGTTCTATCAACAGTCTCCAGTAACAAAGTAAAATTGTTTTAAACAGTTTCAGAATTGGTATACTAAGTTAGCTGAGGTTTCTAAGGAGGGTACATTGGTGAACTGAGTTAGAGAATCTCAGGACCTTTGTGTTCAGGCCCAGAGGTTTAACTGGGACTACACTTTCTCTGTTTGATTTACAGGAGTTTGAGAAACTCTCTGACTTCTTCAAAACTCACTATCGCCTTGAGCTAATGGAGAAGGATCTGTGTGTGAAGGGCTGGAACTGGGGAACAGTGAAGTTTGGTGGTGAGTGAGGAAAATGGATGTTTGGGGAGAAGGTGGGGTAAAGAAGGGCCTTGGACGGTACCTTTCTTAACTCTTTCCTTGGTTCCAATTTCTAATTTCAGTTTCTGTGTTTAGCATGAATTTATCCGGCATGTATGGTCCATCAGGCACTGTGCCTGGTTTTGGTATAGTGTGAACAAAGTTCCTCCAGGCCTCTGTCCTTGAGGACCTCAGGGCTGGTGGGAATGCTTCTGCAGACTCTCGGGGAGGAGTTTGTGATTTGACAAGCTCTTTCCTCACAGGACAGCTGCTTTCTTTTGACATTGGTGATCAACCAGTCTTTGAGATACCCCTAAGTAATGTGTCCCAGTGTACAACAGGCAAGAATGAGGTGACCCTGGAATTCCACCAGAATGATGATGCTGAAGTATCTCTCATGGAGGTGCGCTTCTATGTCCCTCCCACACAGGAAGATGGTGTGGACCCTGTGGAGGTAAGACTTCTTCATGTTGGGCTGTGGATGTTCCTGAATAGCCTTTGGCTGGCTGGCTTGGGAGTAGAGGCCCGCTGTTTGAATACCCATGTGTGTTCACAGGCCTTTGCCCAGAATGTTTTGTCAAAGGCAGATGTGATCCAGGCCACTGGAGATGCCATCTGCATCTTCCGGGAGCTGCAGTGTTTGACTCCTCGAGGTCGTTATGATATCCGGATCTACCCTACCTTTCTACACCTGCATGGCAAGACCTTTGACTACAAGATCCCCTATACTACAGTTCTccgtctcttcctgctgccccaCAAGGATCAGAGACAGATGTTCTTTGTGGTGAGTAAAAGCGCCATGGGGTACCTGGTTTTTGCCCAAGTCTTTAGTAGATAAAGGTTACTATTGATGCCTAGAGGTCCTTATTGTTTAGTCACCTGGGTTCAACATAGTCTTGTCCACTTGTCCTTATCAGATCAGCCTGGATCCCCCCATCAAGCAGGGCCAAACTCGGTACCACTTCCTGATCCTCCTCTTCTCCAAGGATGAGGACATCTCCTTGACTCTCAACATGAATGAGTGAGTGTGTCACTGGACTTCCTTCTGGCCATTATTTAAGCAGCAGGCAGGCCTGCCATTGgacttcattttgctttgtttgtagGGAAGAAGTAGAAAAGCGCTTTGAGGGGCGACTCACCAAGAACATGTCAGGATCTCTCTATGAGATGGTCAGCCGGGTCATGAAAGCACTTGTAAACCGTAAAATCACAGTCCCAGGCAACTTCCAAGGGTAAGAATATGGGCTGAGGTCCTGACCTGCTGAGGACAGGGATGAGGTGGGAAGTATTGTCTTAAAAAAGAAGTCTTTGCTGGGATGGGTACACTCTAGAAGCCTGAGTGCACTTGTGGTGATAGTCAACACTTCTGTCTAAGCACCTTAGTGGGAGTGACTTCTGAGAGCCTGGCATTAGATGTGCCCTTGGGTTCTGCTGTGGCTGGTGCTGACAAGGCTCCCTGCACATCAGGCACTCGGGGGCCCAGTGTATCACCTGCTCCTATAAGGCCAGCTCAGGACTCCTGTACCCCCTGGAGCGGGGCTTCATCTACGTGCACAAGCCCCCTGTGCACATCCGCTTCGATGAGATCTCTTTTGTCAACTTTGCCCGTGGCACCACAACCACTCGCTCCTTCGACTTTGAAATTGAGACCAAGCAAGGCACTCAGTACACCTTCAGCAGCATTGAGAGGTAAGAGCTTCCTCCTGTTccctcctggctgtcctgacccTAATCCCACATCTACTGGGAAGCTCTGCCTGGCCTGAGTTCTAGCTGACTGTTCTGAGTTGAATTTTTCATTCAGCTTCTCTGAGATCTTGTCCTTTAAGTACTCAGACTCTGGAAACATATCCATCACTTTTTTCTGTCCTtagaaaagttatttatttattatattatgaaAGCTGTGTGTGGTTCTAGCCCGTTCTTCTTCATTTCCCCTATGGTGGAAATATTATCTTGGAATGAGCTCTGTGCCCAGGAACACAGCAGCTAATGTTTATTGAGTACTCAGCTGTGAGCTAAACATTTTACAAAATCTCCGTGTTTAACCCTCATAACAATCCTGTGAAAGATGAAGTGCAAACCAGTAAAAAGATGAAACTCTCCCCTCCTACAATTCCCGGCTCAGTGCCTATTTGGTGACTAGTTATACTTTCTGTCCAGAACTCTTCAGGGCTGTATCTAACCCACTGATGTCCTGCCTAGTGTAGTCATGATTTCTAGCTCCACCCAGCCTGACAGTATCAGAACGTCGGTTAGCCCTCCTGAGCCGGTCCCAACCATCTGTTAATGCTGTTTGTCCCTCCTCACAGGGAGGAGTATGGAAAGCTGTTCGATTTTGTCAATGCTAAAAAGCTCAACATCAAGAACAGAGGACTGAAAGAGGTAtctgtgggaaggatgtgcctctctcctgttctttctgtAGAGGAGAAAGGAGCAAAGACTTGGTGGCTTCTTTttcactctttcttctcttcttacctTTATAGAAAAAAGAGGTGCGTGTGGCTCCTTCCCCTTCCTGAGCAGGTTCTCTCTGCATGGCTTTAGATCAGTCTATGCAGCCTCTTAGGAGCCCCTGTGGGGCCAGGAAAGGGTGGGGCTTGGATTAACTCAGTCTAGTAGGCCCTGCATGTTGGCTGTGTGGACATTCCCGCTCATGTACTTCTGGGAGCTGCCGTTCTGATTTCACAGGTGTGGGGAAATGCTTTGAGTGCTGAGAAGTGCTGGCTTGAACATGGTGGCTGACACTCATTTCTTCCCTTGCTAGGGCATTAACCCAGGTTATGACGATTATGCTGACTCTGATGAAGACCAGCATGATGCCTATTTGGAGAGGATGAAGGAGGAGGGCAAGATCCGGGAGGAGAATGCCAATGACAGCAGTGATGACTCGGGAGAAGAAACTGGTGGGCTAGTTTCTGCTGGGGGCTGGGCAGTCAGGCTCTACCTTTGGCCTAGGCTGGTGTCTGGCTAAGGGGTGGGACTTCCACTGGAGTGGAAATTGATgtcatctgtgttctttctcagATGAGTCCTTCAATCctggtgaagaagaagaagatgtgGCAGAGGAGTGAGTGTTGACTGGCCCTCATAGGGATAAGATTATGGCCTATAAACTTAAGGGCTTCTGAATAGTTCTTATGTCCCAGTGTTAGTTAGCCAGTGGTCCAAGATGGAAAAGTGACCTCCAGTGAAGTGATACATGAATGCATTTGTGAAAGCGTCAAGGAATTTATTAGTGCACATCATGCTTTGAAACCAGAGAACTGGGAAGAGAATGGGAATAAGCTAGTGCTTATGTATGGCTAGGGGTTCTCACTTGCAAATGACAGCAGTATCCTTGTGCTTCTGACAGTCACTTAACATTCTGGCTGTCCTTGTAAGAAAGTGGCTCTACagggttgtgtttttttgttttgttttttaagtttatataaCTGGAGAGTATAGGGATGTAGTTGACTTTAGGCACTACTGGATCTGGGTGCTCAGAAGTTGTAGGGAAAGTTatcttttgcttctgcttttattCTTAAGAAAGAATGGTCCATGCCCCTCAGAAATGCTAGGCAGGCTTAATGTGGATAGCTTAACACCCAGAAGCACCTGCTGGTGAACAGCAAAGTGAATAGTGTGGTCTCCAGCTGCCCCTTCCTGAACTTGAgacaatacatacatgcagggcTCTGATGGACCAGAACCACCCCAAACCCTGCAGCGGGAATGAGTTCTCTCCCTGcagaaaactgaaacttaatcCAGAAAGATTGAGtagcaaaatcaaaaccaaattgTGAATATCCTTCAGAAGCCCACTGATTTTGCTCAGAAAGCTTAATGCACAGATGCTTATGAAGTGCCTTGGAAACCTTTCAGCAGTGGGCGGTGTCAGCAGCTGCTCAAAGGAGATGCGTTTTAGTGGACAGAACACCCAGACTCCGACACAGGGACTGGCTTCAGTTGAAGCTGGTTTTCCTCCCTTTTAGGGCTGCCTCTTTATCAGAAAAGATTGTAGTATATACAAAGATGACCACCTGAAATGGTGAAGTAGACTTGGTGTCTTGCAGGCCATCAGGAGACAGTGTTGTACAGTATTGGAGGGTGGAAGTGGAGTAGGATCTGCCTTAGAGCAGAAGAGCCCACTGAAACATTGGCTTTTCACtgatttattcaacaaataacCTTTTGTGGTGGCTGCTCTGAGAAGGGATGTTGAAGCCATCTTAGTGAAGGGCAGGAAGCTGGGGTGGGAGATGGTGGTGGAAGCTGTCCCCAGGACTTACTCCCTTGGCTCTGTCTGGGCAGGTGTCTAGATTCCTTTCCTTCTACCTCTGTatcctgccttcctctcctgagTCTAAGCCTCCCTTTGGCAGGTTTGACAGCAATGCCTCTGCTAGCTCTTCTAGCAATGAGGGTGACAGTGACCGAGAAGAGAAGAAGCGGAAACAGCTCAAAAGGGCCAAGATGGCCAAGGATCGAAAGAGCCGCAAGAGGTCTTCAGAGGTATTgggagagactgtgtgtgtgtttccattttctatttcttttctcctgttcACTTCGGTAGATGCTGTTGATTGGGCTGCTTTTTGTAGGCTGGTTATGACCTTagtagacatttttctttttggtcctGAGATACTTTATTTCATGAAGATATGGGgtaggtttatttgttttttaattttttgcttattagactatttttaatattttttacaatttttttgtttgttttgtttttcgagacagggtttctctgtgtagccctggctgtcctggaactcactctgtagaccaggctggccttgaactcagaaatccgcctgcctctgcctcccaagtgctgggattaaaggcatgcgccaccaccgcccggctattttttacaattttatacatatatgtagtgtACTGTtactttcctccttccccttccctcagcTCCATAATTGGTAcctattttacttcttttctggTGAGTTTAGTAAGGATTGCTTGTGTAGTGGGTAAGCATGGGATGAGGGTTAGTTGTTGAAGCATAAGTAACTtatcagtggctacaccactgatgACAATGATTCACGTTCTCCTAGCAGCCGCTTACATGTGGCTCCTACCGAGGGAGTCAGCCCTCATGGATGCCTTTCGCATCTCTGGTAGAGTATCAGTAGGCAGTGCCCTTAGCTGTCGAGTGCTCGCAGTCGCAGCCACATTTCTTTGGCCTTGGTGATACAGATGTTCTGTTTAGGACTGAGCCCACAGTTGTTACTTAGTCTCAGCACATGACCAGATGTGAGTCTCTGAATCTGAATTAGGAGatatcctgcctctgccccaggaGATCTCTTTGAGGAGAAAAAAGTTGTCACTTGTGGCTTAGTGCTGTTGCCTGTGTAGCCCAAATCTGTTTggttcttcctgcttcttt contains:
- the Ssrp1 gene encoding FACT complex subunit SSRP1; this translates as MAETLEFNDIFQEVKGSMNDGRLRLSRQGIIFKNSKTGKVDNIQAGELTEGIWRRVALGHGLKLLTKNGHVYKYDGFRESEFEKLSDFFKTHYRLELMEKDLCVKGWNWGTVKFGGQLLSFDIGDQPVFEIPLSNVSQCTTGKNEVTLEFHQNDDAEVSLMEVRFYVPPTQEDGVDPVEAFAQNVLSKADVIQATGDAICIFRELQCLTPRGRYDIRIYPTFLHLHGKTFDYKIPYTTVLRLFLLPHKDQRQMFFVISLDPPIKQGQTRYHFLILLFSKDEDISLTLNMNEEEVEKRFEGRLTKNMSGSLYEMVSRVMKALVNRKITVPGNFQGHSGAQCITCSYKASSGLLYPLERGFIYVHKPPVHIRFDEISFVNFARGTTTTRSFDFEIETKQGTQYTFSSIEREEYGKLFDFVNAKKLNIKNRGLKEGINPGYDDYADSDEDQHDAYLERMKEEGKIREENANDSSDDSGEETDESFNPGEEEEDVAEEFDSNASASSSSNEGDSDREEKKRKQLKRAKMAKDRKSRKRSSEVKKGKDPNAPKRPMSAYMLWLNASREKIKSDHPGISITDLSKKAGEIWKGMSKEKKEEWDRKAEDARREYEKAMKEYEGGRGDLSKRDKSKKKKKVKAKMEKKSTPSRGSSSKSSSRQLSDSFKSKEFVSSDESSSGENKSKKKRRRSEDSEEEELASTPPSSEDSASGSDE